In Rhodobacteraceae bacterium LMO-JJ12, a single window of DNA contains:
- a CDS encoding HAD family hydrolase has product MLLDGLIFDKDGTLFDFSASWVSWALALVGELADGDAERFELINSAIGFDNENRRFSPDSIVIAHTADEIAAAVEPLQDRYDYTGLVERMNAGAEAAPMAPAVPLLPLLSGLRGRGLLLGLATNDGEGPAKAHLRQAGISEMFDFVAGFDSGHGGKPAPGQLLAFARATGLAPERIAMVGDSTHDLEAGRRAGMRTIGVLTGLAGAEELAGLADVILPDIGHIPPLVLASR; this is encoded by the coding sequence ATGCTGCTGGACGGGTTGATCTTTGACAAGGATGGCACGCTTTTCGACTTTTCCGCGTCCTGGGTAAGCTGGGCGCTGGCGCTTGTTGGCGAGCTGGCTGACGGTGATGCCGAGCGCTTTGAGTTAATCAATAGTGCAATCGGATTTGACAATGAAAACAGACGCTTCAGCCCAGATTCAATCGTCATTGCCCACACGGCTGACGAGATTGCCGCCGCTGTGGAGCCTTTGCAGGACAGATATGATTACACCGGGCTGGTGGAACGAATGAATGCGGGGGCCGAGGCCGCGCCGATGGCCCCGGCGGTGCCGCTTTTGCCGCTTCTTTCGGGGTTGCGCGGGCGCGGTTTGCTGCTGGGACTGGCGACCAATGACGGCGAAGGCCCGGCCAAGGCGCATCTGCGTCAGGCGGGGATTTCAGAGATGTTCGATTTCGTCGCCGGGTTTGACAGCGGGCATGGCGGAAAACCGGCGCCGGGGCAGCTTTTGGCCTTTGCGCGCGCCACCGGGTTGGCGCCCGAACGCATTGCCATGGTGGGCGACAGCACACACGATCTGGAGGCCGGACGGCGCGCTGGAATGCGCACGATTGGCGTTCTCACAGGGCTGGCCGGGGCCGAAGAACTGGCCGGGTTGGCGGATGTGATCCTTCCCGATATCGGCCATATTCCGCCGCTGGTATTAGCAAGCCGTTAA
- a CDS encoding diguanylate cyclase — MPATILIIDPVATNRIVMKVKLARACYQVAQADSGNEGLETARQLRPDLILCADHLPDMTTETFARTLRTAPSSRSTPLIVEAMSHNSERRLQLLLSGADDILVKPHGERLLLARLRSLLRLRETAAELTLREGASRALGLAEATECYVTPGPTAIVAPRSDTAVKWSRKLSSHIPGKHHSYGYRDAILQMSEGAAPDVVAVILTPECAESGLQLLADLKAKPETRDCGVLVLADGEHAERYAADALDRGANDALTKGATVHEIALRLDRLTARKRTLERLRKDMRDGLRAALTDPLTGLFNRRYAMPNLAAIADAARSGGCTGDYAVMIIDVDHFKLINDRFGHSPGDTVLIRLAEILKQSVTEPNLLARVGGEEFLVVMPQTGRRTARIMAQRLCRQIRDTVFEMPGRLCPLQVTVSIGVAMGSDIGTPTDPTLSQHEAVLDGADKALYEAKAHGRNQVALSQVRSAA, encoded by the coding sequence GTGCCCGCAACAATCCTGATCATCGACCCCGTCGCAACCAACCGGATCGTCATGAAGGTGAAGCTGGCTAGGGCTTGTTACCAGGTAGCGCAAGCAGACAGTGGGAACGAAGGATTGGAAACTGCGCGCCAACTGCGTCCCGATCTTATCTTGTGCGCAGACCATCTACCCGACATGACGACCGAGACATTTGCTCGCACGCTGCGAACCGCTCCGTCAAGCAGATCAACACCGCTCATCGTCGAAGCGATGAGCCATAACTCTGAACGTCGTCTGCAATTGCTTCTATCCGGCGCCGATGACATACTGGTCAAACCGCACGGCGAACGCCTGCTGCTGGCGCGCTTGCGCAGTTTGCTCCGATTGCGCGAAACTGCCGCAGAACTCACTCTGCGCGAAGGTGCCAGTCGCGCCCTTGGCCTCGCCGAAGCGACAGAGTGCTATGTCACGCCGGGACCAACGGCAATTGTCGCTCCGCGGAGCGACACAGCCGTGAAATGGAGTCGCAAGCTGTCCAGTCATATTCCGGGCAAACACCATTCTTATGGGTATCGCGATGCGATCTTGCAGATGAGCGAAGGGGCCGCGCCCGATGTCGTCGCCGTGATCCTGACGCCAGAGTGCGCCGAATCAGGATTACAACTCCTTGCCGACCTGAAGGCTAAGCCGGAAACCCGCGATTGTGGCGTTCTGGTTCTCGCAGATGGCGAACACGCCGAACGCTACGCCGCAGATGCGCTCGACCGAGGCGCAAATGACGCGTTGACCAAAGGAGCGACTGTCCATGAAATCGCCCTCAGACTTGATCGGCTGACCGCCCGTAAACGCACACTTGAACGGCTGCGTAAAGACATGCGCGATGGGTTGCGTGCGGCGCTGACCGATCCACTTACAGGCCTCTTCAACCGACGGTATGCGATGCCAAACCTCGCTGCGATTGCTGACGCCGCGCGCAGCGGAGGGTGTACCGGCGACTATGCCGTCATGATTATCGACGTCGACCATTTCAAGTTGATCAATGATCGTTTCGGCCATTCCCCGGGCGATACCGTGTTGATCCGACTTGCCGAGATTCTAAAGCAGTCCGTGACAGAGCCAAACCTGTTGGCGCGCGTAGGTGGCGAAGAGTTTCTCGTCGTCATGCCACAGACCGGGCGGCGCACCGCCCGGATCATGGCTCAGAGACTATGCAGGCAGATCCGCGACACCGTATTCGAAATGCCTGGTCGGTTGTGCCCGCTGCAAGTCACCGTCAGTATCGGTGTCGCCATGGGTTCGGACATCGGCACACCCACAGACCCGACCCTGTCACAGCATGAAGCGGTTCTCGATGGCGCAGACAAAGCCCTCTATGAGGCCAAGGCGCATGGTCGCAATCAGGTCGCGCTCAGCCAAGTGCGTTCAGCAGCCTGA
- a CDS encoding DUF3572 domain-containing protein: MSMSQETAETIALQALGWLAADEELLAVFLGSSGSAGNELRERVKDAEFLGSILDFLLMDDAWVVRFCDTAGLSYDKPMLARAALPGGKEVFWT, from the coding sequence ATGTCGATGTCGCAAGAAACCGCTGAAACCATTGCGCTCCAGGCTTTGGGCTGGTTGGCGGCAGATGAGGAATTGCTCGCGGTTTTTCTCGGCTCGTCCGGGTCGGCGGGGAATGAATTGCGCGAACGTGTCAAGGATGCCGAATTCCTCGGCTCGATTCTCGACTTCCTGCTGATGGACGATGCCTGGGTGGTGCGATTTTGCGACACGGCCGGCCTCAGCTATGACAAACCGATGCTGGCGCGCGCTGCGTTACCCGGCGGCAAGGAGGTTTTTTGGACCTGA